The Psychrobacter sp. LV10R520-6 genome includes a region encoding these proteins:
- a CDS encoding alpha-hydroxy acid oxidase yields MKDLSKITEIEDLRQVAQRKIPRMFYDYVDSGSWTETTYRNNETDFDRIKLRQRVLVNMEGRSLATEMLGTPVKMPVAIAPTGFTGMMWADGEILAAQAAEKFGVPFSLSTMSICSIEDVAEHTSQPFWFQLYMMRDMDFIADLIRRAKDANCSALILTADLQVLGQRHKDIKNGLSAPPKPTLANILNLMTKPEWCMNMLGTKRRTFGNIVGHAKNVEDISSLSAWTAEQFDPALSWDDVARIKDMWGGKLIIKGIMEPEDAIMAARSGADALVVSNHGGRQLDGAPSSIASLADIVQAVRAEDSQIEIWLDSGIRSGQDVLKAMALGANGTMIGRAFLYGLGAYGEDGVRRALELIYNECDISMAFCGHTDINEVRDDILVKGTYEHLKTALPYVAPMRW; encoded by the coding sequence ATGAAAGATTTAAGCAAAATTACTGAAATTGAAGACCTACGACAAGTGGCGCAGCGCAAGATACCGCGCATGTTTTATGACTACGTGGACTCAGGCTCATGGACCGAGACCACCTACCGCAATAACGAAACTGACTTTGACCGTATCAAACTGCGTCAGCGAGTATTGGTAAATATGGAAGGGCGCTCGCTTGCCACTGAAATGCTTGGTACGCCAGTAAAAATGCCGGTTGCTATTGCGCCAACTGGCTTTACCGGCATGATGTGGGCCGATGGAGAAATTCTCGCGGCACAGGCAGCAGAAAAGTTTGGCGTACCGTTTTCACTATCGACCATGAGTATTTGCTCTATTGAAGATGTGGCAGAACATACCAGCCAGCCGTTTTGGTTTCAGCTATATATGATGCGCGATATGGACTTTATAGCTGATCTAATTCGCCGTGCAAAAGATGCGAATTGCTCAGCGTTAATCCTGACCGCCGATTTACAAGTATTGGGGCAACGTCATAAGGATATCAAAAATGGTCTATCCGCACCGCCAAAACCAACACTTGCCAATATCTTAAACCTGATGACCAAACCGGAATGGTGTATGAATATGTTGGGTACCAAGCGCCGTACCTTTGGTAATATCGTCGGTCATGCTAAAAACGTCGAAGATATCTCATCACTATCAGCGTGGACGGCTGAGCAGTTCGATCCTGCGCTGAGCTGGGACGATGTGGCACGTATCAAAGACATGTGGGGTGGCAAGCTGATTATCAAAGGGATTATGGAACCCGAAGATGCGATAATGGCTGCTCGTAGCGGCGCAGATGCGCTGGTGGTATCCAACCATGGCGGTCGTCAATTAGATGGTGCGCCCTCTTCCATTGCATCCCTAGCCGATATCGTACAAGCGGTGCGCGCTGAGGACAGTCAGATTGAGATTTGGCTCGATAGTGGTATTCGTTCTGGGCAAGATGTACTCAAAGCGATGGCATTAGGCGCAAATGGCACGATGATTGGCCGCGCATTCTTATATGGTCTTGGCGCGTATGGTGAGGATGGCGTCCGCCGAGCACTTGAGCTGATTTATAACGAATGTGATATCAGCATGGCGTTTTGTGGTCATACCGATATCAATGAAGTGCGCGATGATATCTTAGTCAAAGGTACCTACGAGCATCTTAAGACTGCCTTGCCTTACGTGGCACCTATGCGCTGGTAG
- a CDS encoding rhomboid family intramembrane serine protease codes for MTIQQLFKTAPVTTLLLISFIGLYIVQVLSGVDANNPSTEALLGWGANALPYTMVDEPWRLISSAFLHIGLMHLLFNGFAMYFFGQIAEPMFGSAKFLVLFLLAAIGGNLLNSYVTWQDILNETAQPGISAGASGGIMGIGAALLIATFFKMSVNGMMLNLRSLIFIMGINLVYGFAVPGIDNAGHIGGALTGLVIALSIGIAHRQRTIALKASVPTYQTHYVNYPSSSDIYADNDSDIPVNSTINTDVNAAYIDVKNNAKGTTPTTIKPAIIWQWLPWIIMLLITIAFVWWWLDIHNQILQVLAASK; via the coding sequence ATGACTATCCAGCAACTGTTTAAAACCGCGCCTGTCACTACTTTATTATTAATCAGCTTTATTGGACTGTATATCGTACAAGTATTGTCCGGCGTTGATGCCAATAATCCGTCAACGGAAGCGCTACTGGGCTGGGGCGCTAATGCGCTGCCCTATACCATGGTAGATGAGCCTTGGCGGCTCATAAGCAGTGCGTTTTTGCATATTGGCTTGATGCATTTACTATTCAATGGCTTTGCCATGTACTTCTTCGGACAGATTGCAGAGCCGATGTTTGGTTCGGCTAAATTTCTGGTGCTATTTTTATTAGCCGCAATCGGCGGTAACTTGCTTAATAGTTACGTCACTTGGCAAGATATTCTAAACGAAACTGCGCAACCGGGGATATCCGCTGGCGCGTCCGGTGGTATTATGGGAATTGGTGCGGCGTTATTGATAGCGACCTTCTTTAAAATGTCTGTCAATGGCATGATGCTAAACCTTAGAAGCCTGATATTCATTATGGGTATTAACTTAGTATATGGCTTTGCCGTACCGGGGATTGATAATGCTGGACATATTGGCGGCGCACTTACTGGCTTGGTGATTGCACTATCTATCGGAATCGCTCATCGGCAGCGTACGATAGCGCTAAAAGCGTCTGTGCCAACTTATCAAACCCATTACGTCAATTATCCTAGCAGTAGCGATATTTATGCTGATAACGATAGCGATATCCCTGTAAACTCTACTATAAATACAGACGTCAATGCTGCTTATATCGATGTAAAAAACAATGCTAAAGGCACAACACCCACTACCATAAAGCCTGCCATCATTTGGCAATGGTTACCGTGGATAATAATGCTATTAATAACTATCGCCTTTGTTTGGTGGTGGTTGGATATTCACAACCAAATATTACAAGTACTGGCAGCCAGTAAATAA
- a CDS encoding MipA/OmpV family protein: MSNLSATPIINSRTLLLGLIGAALFSTSGIASAAFFKNLPAEPDAELSVGLNVLMANTAYDTDGSEIRVLPGVFYDNNRFYARGAQAGAYLINDGTNELSASVQLAGNSFDPDDANGALAGLDERKISAAAGLTYQRRTPVGGFRAQFATDILDRSGGNTGRLSYIARISKNKLTVHPSIGFEYHDADYNNYYYGVSDEESARTTGVDAYESNSSLNPYVNISANYDFSDKWAGFANQSLSYLSNEQYDSPMVDSRTESATTLGLLYKF; encoded by the coding sequence ATGTCTAATTTATCAGCCACACCTATTATCAATAGCCGTACATTACTGTTGGGCCTGATCGGTGCTGCTTTATTTAGTACTTCTGGCATCGCTAGCGCCGCATTTTTTAAGAACCTACCCGCTGAGCCAGACGCTGAGTTAAGTGTCGGCTTAAATGTTTTAATGGCTAATACCGCTTATGATACAGACGGCAGCGAAATACGCGTATTGCCTGGTGTGTTTTATGACAATAATAGATTCTATGCTCGTGGTGCTCAAGCTGGTGCCTATCTGATTAATGATGGCACCAACGAGCTGTCCGCCTCGGTCCAACTCGCTGGTAATTCGTTCGACCCTGATGACGCCAATGGCGCGCTTGCCGGTCTTGATGAACGTAAAATATCAGCAGCAGCGGGTCTGACTTACCAGCGTCGCACCCCTGTCGGTGGTTTTCGAGCTCAGTTCGCAACCGATATCTTAGATCGTAGTGGTGGCAACACTGGCCGTTTATCATACATTGCTAGAATCAGTAAAAACAAACTAACGGTCCACCCAAGCATAGGCTTTGAGTATCATGATGCGGACTATAATAATTATTATTACGGGGTTAGTGATGAGGAGTCAGCGCGTACAACAGGCGTTGATGCTTATGAGTCTAACAGTAGTTTAAATCCTTATGTCAATATTAGCGCCAACTATGACTTTAGTGATAAATGGGCAGGATTTGCCAATCAAAGCCTGAGTTATTTATCAAATGAGCAGTATGATAGCCCTATGGTTGATTCAAGAACTGAATCCGCGACTACGCTTGGATTGTTGTATAAGTTCTAG
- a CDS encoding Na+/H+ antiporter family protein has product MTINAVLLAVVIMLGLSLARVHVVLSLLIGALAGGLIAGLGVTDTLAAFQEGIRNGAQIALSYALLGAFAVAIAHSGLPQSLAGAVIKRIDAGGTSGMIKYTLFAGLVMMSCFSQNLIPIHIAFIPLLVPPLLLAFNRMQIDRRLIACLITFGLVTTYMFIPYGFGDIYLNQIMLKNVGEAGIDVSNISVTKAMAIPALGMFVGLLTAVFISYRKPRQYKQLAIDKEAHDVVIESAAVEGDALSKTAAAAQTQSKLKTLVAIVAIVTAFVVQLYTDSLLLGSMFGFGVFMATGVVKWSEADTVFNDGIKLMAMIGFIMITAQGFAEVMKATEQIQPLVDGATALFGGNKAMAAFIMLLLGLIVTMGIGSSFSTIPILAAIYVPLCLSLGFSPLATVAIIGTAGALGDAGSPASDSTLGPTSGLNVDGQHDHIKDSVVPTFIHYNIPLLAFGWIAAMVL; this is encoded by the coding sequence ATGACAATCAATGCGGTGCTATTGGCAGTAGTCATTATGCTGGGACTTTCACTGGCGCGGGTACACGTGGTGCTTAGCTTGCTTATTGGAGCGCTGGCAGGTGGACTGATAGCTGGCTTAGGTGTGACAGATACCTTAGCGGCGTTTCAGGAAGGTATCCGAAATGGCGCACAAATCGCGCTGTCTTATGCACTATTAGGTGCGTTTGCGGTAGCGATTGCTCATTCAGGACTGCCGCAGTCATTGGCAGGCGCGGTTATCAAGCGTATTGATGCTGGGGGCACGAGCGGTATGATTAAGTACACGCTGTTTGCTGGCCTGGTGATGATGAGCTGCTTTAGCCAAAACTTAATCCCGATTCATATTGCCTTTATTCCGCTCTTGGTGCCGCCATTGCTATTAGCGTTTAACCGCATGCAAATTGATAGACGCTTGATTGCCTGTTTGATTACCTTTGGGCTAGTAACCACCTATATGTTCATTCCATATGGGTTTGGCGATATTTATCTCAATCAAATTATGCTCAAAAATGTCGGTGAAGCTGGGATTGATGTGTCTAATATTTCAGTCACCAAAGCGATGGCAATTCCAGCATTGGGCATGTTCGTTGGTTTATTAACGGCGGTATTTATCAGTTATCGCAAGCCGCGTCAGTATAAACAGCTGGCAATTGATAAAGAAGCGCATGATGTGGTAATAGAGAGTGCGGCGGTAGAAGGTGATGCTTTAAGTAAAACGGCCGCTGCTGCGCAAACACAAAGTAAGCTTAAAACGCTGGTGGCAATCGTGGCTATTGTCACGGCCTTTGTGGTACAGCTCTATACTGATTCTTTATTGCTCGGCTCCATGTTTGGTTTTGGGGTCTTTATGGCGACGGGTGTGGTCAAATGGAGTGAGGCGGATACAGTATTTAACGACGGTATCAAGCTGATGGCGATGATCGGCTTTATTATGATTACCGCGCAGGGCTTCGCTGAGGTGATGAAAGCCACCGAACAAATTCAACCTTTGGTTGATGGTGCGACAGCGTTATTCGGAGGCAATAAAGCGATGGCAGCATTCATTATGCTACTGCTTGGCCTAATTGTGACCATGGGCATTGGCTCATCGTTCTCTACCATTCCTATTTTGGCCGCGATTTACGTGCCGCTATGTCTCTCTTTGGGCTTTTCTCCATTGGCGACGGTCGCGATTATTGGCACGGCTGGCGCACTAGGGGATGCCGGTTCTCCAGCTTCAGATTCGACCCTTGGTCCGACTTCTGGTCTGAACGTTGACGGACAGCATGATCATATTAAAGACAGCGTGGTACCGACCTTTATCCATTACAATATCCCGTTATTGGCGTTTGGTTGGATTGCGGCGATGGTATTGTAA
- a CDS encoding glutaredoxin family protein, with amino-acid sequence MSISANSHDSIEQLRARIITALPSLGTPECQDEWWLLGTSGCHLCTEAKYLLARFQAVQPITYQDVDIAEFGEPLMMAFATTIPVLLTPSKRLNYPFSVMDLQQLA; translated from the coding sequence ATGAGTATAAGCGCAAATAGTCATGACAGTATAGAACAGCTACGGGCACGAATTATCACAGCGCTACCCAGTCTTGGTACCCCTGAATGTCAGGATGAGTGGTGGTTATTAGGCACGTCTGGCTGCCATTTATGTACTGAGGCCAAATATCTTCTGGCACGCTTTCAAGCCGTGCAACCTATTACTTATCAAGATGTCGATATCGCAGAATTTGGTGAGCCATTAATGATGGCGTTTGCCACGACCATTCCAGTACTGCTGACACCTTCTAAACGTTTGAACTATCCCTTTTCGGTAATGGATTTGCAGCAGCTGGCATAG
- the fumC gene encoding class II fumarate hydratase — protein MSTQNQATRTEKDTMGNVEVPVDAYWGAQTQRSRENFKIGGETLPRPMIEAMALVKKAAAITNTSLERLDADKRDLIVQAADEVINGGLTDQFPLVVWQTGSGTQSNMNMNEVLANRANEIAGSERGSYQPIHPNDHVNQAQSTNDSFPTAIRVAAARQINGLLIPAINALRDTLDKKAKEFDSIVKIGRTHLQDATPLTLGQEFSGYVSQLDHSLVRIDNALQGLYELPLGGTAVGTGLNAHPDYAVKAAEQLATLTDLPFVTSPNKFEALAARDAEVFASGALKTLAGSLNKIANDVRWLSSGPRCGIGEITIPENEPGSSIMPGKVNPTQSEAMTMVVAQVMGNDTTINMAGASGNFELNVFKPVIAFNLLQSIKLLGDACNSFNENCAAGIEPVKEKIDYYLHNSLMLVTALNRHVGYENAAKIAKTAYKEDKTLKQVAVELDLLTEAQFDEWVTPEDMVHPS, from the coding sequence ATGTCGACACAGAATCAGGCAACTCGTACCGAAAAAGACACTATGGGCAACGTGGAAGTCCCAGTTGATGCCTATTGGGGTGCACAAACGCAGCGCAGCCGCGAAAACTTCAAGATTGGTGGCGAGACTTTACCTCGCCCGATGATTGAAGCAATGGCACTGGTCAAAAAAGCCGCTGCTATTACCAATACCAGCCTTGAGCGTTTAGATGCTGACAAGCGCGATTTAATCGTGCAAGCAGCCGATGAAGTGATTAATGGCGGATTGACCGACCAATTCCCACTAGTCGTATGGCAGACCGGTTCTGGTACTCAGTCGAACATGAATATGAACGAAGTATTGGCCAATCGTGCCAATGAGATTGCTGGTTCTGAGCGTGGTAGCTATCAACCGATTCACCCAAATGATCATGTCAACCAAGCGCAATCGACCAATGACAGCTTCCCAACCGCCATTCGTGTGGCTGCTGCTCGTCAAATTAATGGCTTACTTATTCCAGCAATCAATGCTTTACGCGATACTTTGGATAAAAAAGCCAAAGAATTTGATAGCATTGTCAAAATTGGTCGTACCCATTTACAAGATGCCACACCTTTGACTTTAGGCCAAGAGTTCAGCGGCTATGTCAGCCAGCTTGACCATTCATTGGTACGTATTGATAACGCCTTGCAAGGTCTATATGAATTGCCACTAGGCGGTACAGCGGTCGGCACGGGTCTCAATGCGCATCCTGATTATGCGGTAAAAGCAGCTGAGCAATTGGCGACGTTGACAGACTTGCCATTTGTGACTTCGCCGAATAAATTTGAAGCATTGGCTGCTCGTGATGCGGAAGTCTTTGCATCAGGCGCGCTAAAAACGCTAGCGGGTAGTCTCAATAAAATCGCTAATGACGTCCGTTGGCTGTCTTCAGGTCCACGCTGCGGTATCGGCGAGATTACCATTCCAGAAAATGAGCCAGGCTCATCAATCATGCCAGGTAAAGTAAACCCAACCCAATCAGAAGCCATGACTATGGTTGTTGCGCAAGTAATGGGTAACGACACCACCATTAATATGGCAGGCGCGTCTGGTAACTTTGAGCTAAACGTCTTTAAACCTGTAATTGCTTTTAACTTATTGCAATCTATTAAGCTGTTGGGTGATGCATGCAATAGCTTCAATGAAAACTGTGCTGCCGGTATTGAGCCAGTTAAAGAAAAAATTGACTATTACTTGCATAACTCTTTGATGTTAGTAACGGCATTGAACCGTCACGTCGGTTATGAAAATGCGGCCAAAATTGCTAAGACTGCTTACAAAGAAGACAAAACCCTTAAGCAAGTTGCGGTTGAGTTGGACTTGCTGACTGAAGCGCAGTTTGATGAGTGGGTAACCCCTGAAGATATGGTCCATCCTTCTTAA
- the ppk1 gene encoding polyphosphate kinase 1 — protein sequence MNTKDSDVKESNNLTQIGWQRSEDGSYSPNSYINRDLSLLQFHLRVLAQAASPHHPLLERLFFLMIFSSNLDEFFEIRVAGIMQKLNIGDISTSVHGMRPSEILNEISAVTHDAIDEQYRILNEDILPALAEQDIRYLKRDELNAEQSAWMKRYFTEQVSPVLTPISIDPAHPFPRLVNKSLNFIATLEGKDAFGRDINLAIVPAPRSLPRVIRLPDELTGGKEHHVMLSAIIHEHIGELFPGVNVTGCHQFRLTRNADLDLADDVEDIAKALEGELENRRFGDKVRLEVTTECPTNICDYLLNEFELHDNQLYRVNGPVNLTRLLFDFNIPELRYQPFTHIVPKPFRRDFDKFDKATSMFASIRKGDVLVHHPFHAFSPIVNLLWQAANDPKVLAIKQTLYRSGTNSEIVQALAAAARNGKEVTAVIELRARFDEASNIAVANYLQEAGAVVVYGIVGYKTHAKLMLIVRREDDRIRRYVHLGTGNYHAANAKVYTDYGLFSADPDISEDVHKIFHELTGMGKPANLKKLLHAPFTLHDKLMSFIDDEIAHAKAGKDAYIIVKINALTERRLIDKLYDASQAGVKIELILRSMCCLRPQVQGLSENITVRSVIGRFLEHTRIYYFYNNGDQRLYCGSADWMDRNLFHRVEVAFPIEDKKLFEQIYQDGLLNYLQDNVQAWLLSGDGHWQQTKPIAGEPLHIAQNHLLKVINHVGDPI from the coding sequence ATGAATACTAAAGATAGTGATGTTAAAGAGAGCAACAATCTCACCCAGATTGGCTGGCAGCGCTCAGAAGATGGCAGTTATTCTCCAAATAGTTATATTAATCGCGACTTGTCCTTATTACAGTTTCATCTGCGCGTATTAGCGCAAGCGGCCAGTCCGCATCACCCTTTACTTGAGCGCTTATTCTTTTTGATGATCTTTTCATCGAATTTGGATGAGTTTTTTGAAATTCGGGTCGCGGGCATTATGCAAAAGCTAAACATCGGTGATATCTCGACCAGTGTTCACGGTATGCGGCCCAGTGAAATTCTGAATGAAATATCAGCAGTGACCCATGATGCTATTGATGAGCAATACCGTATACTTAACGAAGACATTTTACCGGCCCTAGCTGAGCAGGATATTCGTTATCTAAAGCGCGATGAGCTTAATGCCGAACAGTCGGCATGGATGAAACGCTACTTTACCGAGCAAGTCTCGCCGGTATTGACCCCAATTAGCATTGATCCGGCACACCCGTTCCCGCGTCTGGTGAACAAGAGCCTAAACTTTATTGCTACTTTAGAAGGCAAAGATGCCTTTGGTCGTGATATCAATCTCGCTATTGTGCCGGCGCCGCGTAGTCTGCCGCGTGTGATTCGTCTACCTGATGAGCTGACTGGTGGTAAAGAGCATCATGTGATGCTTTCTGCGATTATTCATGAGCATATTGGTGAGCTGTTCCCCGGAGTGAATGTTACTGGCTGTCATCAATTTAGGCTCACGCGCAATGCTGATCTAGACTTGGCAGATGATGTTGAGGATATTGCCAAGGCCCTTGAAGGCGAGCTTGAAAACCGCCGATTTGGTGATAAGGTACGCCTTGAGGTTACGACCGAATGTCCTACTAATATCTGCGATTATCTCCTCAATGAGTTTGAGCTACATGACAATCAGCTGTATCGGGTCAATGGGCCGGTGAACTTAACGCGGTTGTTATTTGATTTTAATATTCCAGAGCTGCGCTATCAGCCCTTTACTCACATCGTGCCCAAGCCATTTCGCCGTGACTTTGATAAGTTCGATAAAGCCACTAGTATGTTTGCCTCTATACGTAAAGGCGATGTCTTGGTTCATCATCCTTTTCATGCTTTTTCACCGATTGTTAATTTACTATGGCAAGCCGCTAACGATCCAAAAGTGTTGGCGATTAAGCAAACGCTATATCGCTCAGGGACCAATTCGGAGATTGTCCAAGCGCTCGCCGCTGCTGCTCGTAATGGCAAAGAAGTTACCGCCGTCATTGAACTGCGTGCGCGCTTTGATGAGGCTTCAAATATTGCAGTGGCTAATTATCTACAAGAAGCGGGTGCAGTGGTGGTTTATGGCATTGTCGGCTATAAAACTCACGCCAAGCTCATGCTCATCGTGCGCCGTGAGGACGACCGAATCCGTCGCTACGTGCATTTAGGCACCGGTAATTACCATGCGGCTAATGCCAAGGTTTATACTGACTACGGGCTATTCAGCGCCGACCCTGATATCTCTGAAGACGTTCATAAGATTTTTCACGAACTTACAGGTATGGGCAAACCGGCTAACCTCAAAAAACTATTGCATGCGCCCTTTACCTTGCATGATAAATTAATGAGCTTTATTGATGATGAGATTGCTCACGCGAAAGCGGGCAAGGACGCGTATATCATTGTCAAAATCAATGCTCTGACAGAACGACGTCTGATCGATAAGCTGTACGATGCCTCGCAAGCAGGCGTCAAGATTGAGCTAATTTTACGCTCTATGTGCTGTCTGCGTCCGCAAGTGCAAGGTTTATCTGAGAACATTACCGTGCGCTCGGTTATTGGACGGTTTTTAGAGCATACCCGCATTTATTATTTTTATAATAACGGCGATCAACGTCTGTACTGTGGTAGTGCCGACTGGATGGACCGCAATTTATTCCACCGTGTTGAAGTCGCCTTTCCGATTGAAGATAAAAAGCTATTCGAGCAAATCTATCAAGACGGATTATTAAATTATCTACAAGATAATGTCCAGGCTTGGTTACTTAGTGGTGATGGCCACTGGCAGCAAACAAAGCCGATAGCAGGTGAGCCATTACATATCGCACAAAATCACTTATTAAAAGTTATCAATCATGTTGGCGATCCAATTTAG
- the mtgA gene encoding monofunctional biosynthetic peptidoglycan transglycosylase: protein MTSFGKIIKRLFLAVMLLVVAFHVLVAGLLVIWKTQPINNSMFMLTHRLTGGSVTQTWAEYDAIAKSAKQAAIVSEDSTFSQHNGFDIKGIKAAQKKNEATGKMSAGGSTITQQLAKNLFLTSHRSYIRKGEEAIIAVMIETIWDKQRILTAYLNVAEFGNGIYGIDAAAHHYFDKSAANLNRDESALLIGMLTNPKYYEDNRSDRSLRNKQRIIKKRMKNAVLPQSA, encoded by the coding sequence ATGACAAGTTTTGGCAAAATTATCAAACGACTGTTTTTGGCAGTAATGCTATTGGTCGTGGCTTTTCATGTGCTGGTCGCAGGGTTACTGGTTATTTGGAAGACTCAGCCGATTAATAACAGCATGTTTATGCTGACTCATCGGCTCACTGGAGGCAGCGTGACTCAAACATGGGCTGAGTATGATGCGATTGCCAAATCTGCCAAGCAAGCCGCTATTGTCAGTGAAGACTCGACGTTTAGCCAACATAACGGCTTTGATATAAAGGGCATCAAGGCGGCGCAAAAGAAGAACGAAGCCACTGGTAAAATGTCAGCAGGCGGCTCGACCATCACTCAGCAATTGGCAAAAAATTTGTTTTTAACCTCGCACCGCTCTTACATACGTAAAGGTGAGGAGGCAATTATTGCTGTCATGATTGAAACCATATGGGACAAGCAGCGTATCTTAACTGCTTATTTGAATGTGGCAGAGTTTGGTAATGGTATCTATGGGATTGACGCCGCTGCCCATCATTATTTTGATAAGTCTGCGGCCAACCTCAATCGTGATGAATCAGCATTATTGATTGGCATGTTGACCAATCCAAAATACTACGAAGACAACCGCAGTGATAGAAGCCTACGTAATAAACAACGCATTATCAAAAAACGTATGAAAAACGCGGTATTACCGCAAAGTGCTTAG
- a CDS encoding 5-formyltetrahydrofolate cyclo-ligase, translating to MSKSTSPHRSATLLDSIPMRPELKNTEVQESKPSNPPRRQFTRQRRKLTDNERQRRARDASLHLTKLQQRLPANARIGLYYDGFGELPTQQLLDWCKRLGYQPYLPVVGSLGHDDKRLRFVPIYHAKLLNIPTRIHNLGMKQNQHRKLLWARELDVIICPLTAVDNNGNRMGMGGGFYDTTLAKNYQSGYKKPLKIGWCYDFQVVDQLARQPWDVPLDGLITPSGIRWF from the coding sequence ATGTCTAAAAGTACCAGCCCACATCGATCGGCTACATTATTGGATAGTATACCTATGCGCCCTGAGCTAAAAAATACTGAAGTACAAGAATCTAAGCCTAGCAATCCGCCTAGACGGCAATTTACCCGCCAGCGTAGAAAGCTGACCGATAACGAACGTCAGCGGCGCGCACGTGATGCCAGCTTGCATTTGACTAAGCTACAGCAGCGCCTACCAGCTAACGCGCGGATTGGCTTATATTATGATGGCTTTGGCGAGCTGCCTACTCAGCAGCTGCTAGATTGGTGTAAGCGCTTAGGCTATCAGCCTTATCTGCCAGTGGTTGGCTCACTGGGACATGATGATAAGCGACTGCGCTTTGTACCCATTTATCATGCAAAATTGTTAAATATACCGACACGCATTCATAACTTAGGCATGAAACAAAACCAGCATCGTAAACTGCTTTGGGCGCGCGAATTGGACGTGATTATTTGTCCCTTAACGGCGGTCGACAATAATGGCAATCGTATGGGCATGGGCGGCGGATTTTACGACACTACCCTTGCCAAGAACTATCAATCCGGCTATAAAAAACCATTAAAGATAGGCTGGTGTTATGACTTCCAAGTGGTGGATCAGCTTGCAAGACAGCCGTGGGATGTGCCGCTTGATGGCTTGATTACCCCAAGTGGAATAAGGTGGTTTTGA
- a CDS encoding tRNA-(ms[2]io[6]A)-hydroxylase encodes MMTTSNYVSRTPPTAANQNIDTDTKSDITTIGSIEGDSVDIAQLRTPLKVDLSPIYGFLGGRTTQAWVDAALSNLPLIIQDHANCEKKAAGTAMNLIFRYEFSYDLQCKLAQLIREEMLHYEQVLGIMNERGQDWEYLSAGRYAKGMLKHKRTYEPAAMVDVLIIGAFIEARSCERFAALAEVIDDERLAKYYRYLLKSESRHFEDYLTLAQSLSDDNIDERVTLFKEVEAELIDSPDHDLRFHSGVPVG; translated from the coding sequence ATGATGACTACCAGTAATTACGTTAGTAGGACTCCTCCCACAGCAGCCAATCAAAATATAGATACTGACACAAAGTCTGATATAACTACTATAGGAAGCATCGAAGGAGACAGTGTCGATATTGCGCAGCTGCGCACGCCGTTAAAAGTCGATCTATCGCCTATTTATGGATTTTTGGGCGGTCGAACCACGCAAGCTTGGGTTGATGCGGCGCTTAGCAATCTTCCATTAATCATTCAAGATCATGCCAACTGCGAAAAGAAGGCGGCAGGCACAGCGATGAATCTAATCTTTCGTTATGAGTTTTCTTATGATCTGCAATGTAAGTTAGCCCAGCTGATACGCGAAGAGATGCTACATTATGAGCAAGTGCTAGGCATTATGAATGAGCGTGGGCAGGACTGGGAATATCTTAGCGCGGGTCGATATGCTAAAGGCATGCTGAAGCACAAGCGCACTTATGAGCCAGCAGCGATGGTAGATGTATTGATTATCGGGGCGTTTATTGAGGCGCGCTCTTGTGAACGCTTTGCGGCGCTGGCAGAAGTCATTGACGATGAGCGACTGGCTAAATACTATCGCTATCTTTTAAAGTCAGAAAGTCGCCATTTTGAAGATTATTTGACTCTAGCGCAGTCGTTATCGGATGATAATATCGATGAGCGGGTTACCCTCTTTAAAGAGGTAGAAGCTGAACTGATTGATAGTCCAGACCACGATCTGCGCTTTCATAGCGGCGTACCTGTTGGCTAA